One window of the Sparus aurata chromosome 7, fSpaAur1.1, whole genome shotgun sequence genome contains the following:
- the rnf223 gene encoding RING finger protein 223, protein MEQPTQIWHTQVGPQDVTGEMQKKVSVVSVSQPECSICYNTYDNVFKTPKLLDCTHTFCLECLSRLMAVSPTDQDGGSAHLSCPFCRQSTTLPEEGPPALTTSREILCRLPRDQQQEEDVWIDGQKLCYNGSRKGNGAPDSPTALCICIDIGASKAVESTIQSRPRTVGLLDRLADWKRMLLFIVLMVLLVVVVLWPLQCAFSTGNIRCLRENPEPTTTQTTTTTPRPRF, encoded by the coding sequence ATGGAGCAGCCCACGCAGATTTGGCACACACAGGTCGGCCCGCAGGACGTCACTGGAGAGATGCAGAAGAAGGTGTCAGTCGTCAGTGTCAGCCAGCCAGAGTGCTCCATCTGCTACAACACCTACGACAATGTCTTCAAAACACCCAAGCTGCTGGACTGCACCCACACCTTCTGCCTGGAGTGCCTCTCCCGCCTCATGGCCGTCTCGCCGACCGACCAGGACGGCGGCAGCGCTCACCTCTCTTGCCCCTTCTGCCGTCAGTCCACCACGCTGCCAGAGGAAGGACCTCCGGCTCTGACCACTAGCCGCGAAATCCTCTGCAGGCTGCCcagagaccagcagcaggaggaggatgtgtgGATTGACGGGCAGAAGCTGTGCTACAATGGCTCCAGGAAAGGCAACGGCGCCCCCGACAGTCCCACGGCCCTCTGCATCTGCATTGACATAGGGGCCAGCAAGGCGGTGGAATCCACCATCCAGTCGCGGCCTCGGACTGTTGGCCTGCTGGACCGGCTGGCGGACTGGAAGAGGATGTTGCTCTTCATCGTGCTCATGGTGCTGCTTGTCGTTGTCGTGTTGTGGCCGCTGCAGTGTGCGTTCAGCACCGGGAACATACGCTGTTTGCGAGAGAACCCTGAGCCCACTACCACCCAAACTACTACCACTACTCCTAGACCGCGCTTCTAG